One Syntrophales bacterium DNA segment encodes these proteins:
- a CDS encoding polysaccharide pyruvyl transferase family protein, whose protein sequence is MKPRKLLASAAKVPSIVNCQLATPIFGYEQFLPGQHRLMEFIAALGVKTIIFGGGSIFHTARDMKRKIDLLKLSGRGPHYAVGVSLGPFRDKASESCCEELLKRLSFVGLRDQESVDIAQSMSININYKKTFDLAPLLPWSCNTVIEQFTQRRSERKGIGIALCDYERFTGGDRANEMARRKNTINIIKKMSDSITDEVVFIDFNGHQYFGDASIHRDIEQEISRDVKVRHIPYLADPLQTLKEIGNLRFLFAMRLHAAIFGFITNTPTVMITYHPKCRGWASQIGLAERYMVDSTAWDVDSLKGLFLEILDGHYNFPRLSYAEAEKLSMLNFSFT, encoded by the coding sequence ATGAAACCCCGCAAGCTTCTGGCTTCTGCTGCCAAGGTTCCAAGTATTGTGAATTGCCAGCTGGCCACTCCAATATTTGGATATGAACAATTTTTACCGGGACAACACAGGCTGATGGAGTTCATTGCTGCACTCGGGGTAAAAACAATTATATTTGGCGGAGGATCAATTTTTCATACGGCACGGGACATGAAGCGCAAGATTGATTTACTGAAGTTATCAGGAAGGGGGCCTCATTATGCTGTCGGTGTCTCCCTCGGTCCTTTTCGCGACAAGGCATCCGAATCGTGTTGTGAAGAATTATTGAAGCGGCTGTCTTTTGTAGGCTTAAGAGATCAGGAAAGCGTTGACATTGCCCAGTCCATGTCAATAAATATTAATTATAAAAAGACCTTTGACTTGGCGCCATTGCTGCCATGGTCATGCAATACGGTCATTGAACAATTCACGCAAAGGAGAAGTGAGCGCAAAGGTATCGGAATTGCGCTATGCGATTATGAAAGATTCACGGGAGGTGACAGAGCCAATGAAATGGCAAGGCGAAAGAACACCATAAATATAATTAAAAAAATGTCGGATTCAATTACTGATGAGGTTGTTTTTATAGACTTTAATGGTCACCAATACTTCGGAGATGCATCCATTCATCGAGACATAGAGCAAGAAATTTCACGGGATGTTAAAGTCAGACACATTCCATACCTTGCGGATCCTCTTCAGACTCTAAAAGAAATTGGCAACCTTCGTTTCCTCTTTGCGATGAGGCTGCATGCGGCCATCTTCGGTTTCATTACCAATACCCCTACCGTGATGATTACCTATCACCCCAAATGCCGGGGCTGGGCGTCGCAGATCGGATTGGCGGAGCGGTACATGGTTGACAGTACTGCCTGGGACGTCGACTCCCTGAAAGGTCTCTTTCTTGAGATTTTAGATGGGCATTACAACTTCCCCCGATTGAGCTACGCGGAAGCGGAAAAGCTTTCTATGCTAAATTTTTCATTCACTTGA
- a CDS encoding O-antigen ligase family protein, with protein MTSSVQELIKYIALHIVILFGISLPLPPLNCSKKAWILYTTILMFLVIGCFWSINHGYKDPRMKGFLPNPNTFAFTAMMLFFLTNSESSRSSVVRASHFVVITLLFLSRTSGALIGSFVGFIHLNLYTQKGTLINRSIILSVSISLVIVLFIVLPNGRLEVIDTTKEKITVVEKNYSSVLSGKEINFYSIVERQGVDNTSGIWRLYQWHRILTFFFHSSLDKIMFGYGIGTTDILFKQKPHNDYIRILFETGIIGLILNLIIWGVLYSRMAIKDRWIVIAIAVFCFTENNYDHFPAMSLLALYMISAGKPKLVDTAKQKTYEKNLPQVIRDASTSVACFHQSHNHKKIFHESSIS; from the coding sequence ATGACCTCTTCCGTACAAGAGCTAATTAAATACATAGCATTGCACATCGTCATTCTATTTGGTATCTCATTGCCCCTCCCCCCCCTCAACTGTTCAAAAAAAGCATGGATTCTTTATACAACGATCCTGATGTTTCTTGTAATTGGGTGTTTCTGGAGTATTAACCATGGATACAAAGATCCCCGGATGAAAGGATTCTTACCAAATCCGAATACATTCGCTTTCACTGCCATGATGCTTTTTTTTCTGACCAATAGCGAATCCTCTCGCTCTTCGGTAGTACGCGCCAGCCATTTTGTCGTCATAACACTTTTATTTCTCTCTCGAACAAGTGGTGCGTTAATAGGATCTTTTGTTGGTTTTATTCATTTGAACCTCTATACCCAAAAAGGAACTCTTATAAATAGAAGTATCATCCTTTCTGTCTCCATATCCCTGGTCATCGTATTATTCATTGTCCTTCCGAATGGCAGGCTTGAGGTTATTGATACGACAAAGGAAAAGATCACGGTTGTAGAAAAGAACTACAGCAGTGTTCTTTCAGGCAAAGAAATCAATTTCTATTCCATTGTCGAGAGGCAAGGCGTTGACAACACATCGGGCATTTGGCGGCTTTATCAATGGCATCGCATTCTTACATTCTTTTTCCATTCTTCTTTGGACAAGATCATGTTTGGATACGGTATCGGGACGACGGACATTCTATTCAAGCAGAAGCCACATAATGATTATATAAGGATCCTCTTCGAGACTGGCATCATCGGCCTGATCCTCAATCTAATCATCTGGGGCGTTCTATATAGCCGCATGGCTATAAAAGATCGTTGGATCGTTATTGCGATAGCCGTCTTCTGTTTCACAGAAAACAACTATGACCATTTCCCGGCAATGAGTCTTCTGGCACTTTATATGATCAGCGCGGGGAAACCGAAACTTGTCGATACTGCGAAACAGAAAACATATGAGAAGAATCTTCCGCAGGTTATCAGGGATGCTTCCACCTCTGTGGCTTGCTTCCATCAAAGCCATAACCATAAGAAGATATTTCATGAAAGTTCTATTTCTTAA
- a CDS encoding glycosyltransferase family A protein encodes MIEFSVVIPLYNKAPYILRAIHSVSIQATKNIELIVVDDGSTDHGPDIVRSIHDFRLRLMKQENKGVSEARNAGIRNSRGRIIAFLDADDEWKPGFLKRMKVLVNKYPQAGLYASAYERKHSNGKVEAAKYKFIPPPPWEGIMPNYFKAAAFGIPPVCSSAVCIPRSVLDHVGMFRAGSRMGEDLDLWARIALCYPIAFSTITGAIYHEETDNRACNAIFTEADEHPFVKSYEKFCNKQQIVLNENDISLYIGRLKLENARQHVLSGNYKRARQILSCGVCTPSRMRKFLWGSRMNRLSHYAWGLKEKLY; translated from the coding sequence ATGATTGAATTTTCCGTTGTAATACCTCTCTATAATAAAGCACCCTATATATTACGCGCCATCCATTCTGTTTCTATTCAGGCGACAAAAAACATTGAACTGATTGTTGTCGATGACGGATCGACGGACCATGGTCCAGACATCGTAAGGAGTATTCATGATTTTCGATTGCGACTGATGAAGCAGGAGAACAAAGGCGTGTCTGAAGCCCGCAATGCGGGGATAAGGAATTCAAGGGGCAGGATCATCGCGTTTCTGGACGCCGACGACGAATGGAAACCGGGTTTTCTGAAGAGAATGAAAGTGCTTGTCAATAAATACCCGCAAGCTGGTCTTTATGCATCAGCATATGAAAGGAAGCACTCAAATGGAAAAGTAGAAGCTGCAAAATACAAATTCATACCTCCACCACCTTGGGAAGGTATCATGCCAAATTACTTTAAGGCAGCTGCCTTCGGAATCCCGCCGGTATGTTCATCTGCAGTCTGCATACCAAGAAGCGTTCTTGATCATGTCGGTATGTTCCGCGCTGGAAGTAGGATGGGTGAAGACCTGGACCTGTGGGCCAGGATTGCATTGTGCTACCCAATCGCTTTCTCAACAATAACCGGGGCTATATATCACGAGGAAACAGATAATAGAGCATGTAATGCCATTTTTACGGAGGCAGATGAACATCCATTTGTTAAATCATATGAAAAATTCTGCAACAAACAGCAGATCGTTCTCAATGAAAATGATATTAGTTTATATATAGGACGATTGAAGCTGGAAAATGCCAGACAGCACGTACTCAGCGGCAATTACAAAAGAGCCCGTCAAATACTGTCTTGCGGCGTTTGTACGCCCTCCAGGATGCGCAAATTCTTATGGGGTTCACGTATGAACAGGCTTTCTCATTATGCTTGGGGCTTGAAGGAGAAACTATATTGA
- a CDS encoding right-handed parallel beta-helix repeat-containing protein codes for MTYSFRIACFNLSRNNYLIIFSIIIPLIHAILFTPVIVHAGEAKTKLNLTKLTKHVNGQHIIHLPPGLYQISETIILPSDTMLEGAGPDTILKATSPFFGQQFITSSNGGNDCRNIRLRSFKVVFDIPIQRGDLSGIIRFENVDHLEINNISMTLDTNYYGIDLSANIQNAIIENNVIENRGQGGSIMVRNKNQKPNMESRNITIRNNTLKSNNDEPLAVFGWMGSVENITIKGNNIQCEGSSFGISAFGIDASGHTGKLRDVTIHNNMIDGGTHGAIGIKGGAINIMVADNKIIHATGDGIFIHTGGFGLPKARGVLVKNNEIRKIGRHGIFAAGSEIRITKNRISNTKCSGVYVHGTVVVTDNEIIDTKPCILADGNHKKIIKRNKCFNSPIRILNKKGSEI; via the coding sequence TTGACATACTCTTTCCGGATAGCCTGTTTCAATTTGAGTCGCAATAATTATTTAATTATTTTCTCTATAATCATTCCTTTAATACATGCCATTTTATTTACACCAGTCATTGTTCATGCAGGTGAAGCAAAAACAAAATTAAATTTAACCAAGCTGACAAAACATGTAAATGGGCAACACATTATCCACTTGCCGCCCGGACTTTATCAGATATCCGAAACAATTATATTGCCATCGGACACAATGCTGGAAGGAGCCGGACCGGACACGATTCTAAAAGCAACATCCCCTTTCTTTGGACAGCAGTTCATAACCAGTTCAAATGGAGGAAACGATTGCAGGAACATTCGTCTCCGTTCCTTCAAAGTTGTTTTCGATATTCCAATTCAAAGAGGTGATTTGTCAGGCATTATACGTTTTGAAAATGTTGACCATCTTGAAATTAACAACATATCGATGACATTGGATACAAATTATTATGGAATCGATCTGTCCGCAAATATACAAAACGCTATCATAGAGAACAATGTGATCGAGAACAGGGGACAGGGCGGCTCCATTATGGTCCGCAACAAAAATCAAAAACCGAATATGGAATCCAGGAATATAACAATTAGAAACAACACGCTGAAATCGAACAATGATGAACCATTGGCCGTATTCGGCTGGATGGGATCCGTCGAAAACATCACAATAAAAGGAAATAACATTCAATGTGAAGGATCATCGTTCGGTATCAGCGCTTTTGGAATAGACGCCTCTGGTCATACCGGAAAATTGAGGGACGTTACCATTCACAATAATATGATCGACGGTGGTACGCACGGCGCTATCGGCATCAAGGGTGGCGCCATAAACATTATGGTAGCTGACAACAAAATCATTCATGCCACTGGAGACGGAATCTTTATTCATACAGGAGGATTCGGACTGCCAAAGGCCAGGGGCGTTTTGGTTAAAAACAACGAAATTCGTAAGATCGGACGACATGGAATTTTTGCTGCCGGATCTGAAATAAGAATAACAAAAAACAGGATATCAAATACAAAGTGCAGCGGCGTATATGTCCATGGCACTGTTGTTGTAACCGACAACGAGATTATTGATACAAAGCCGTGCATATTAGCAGACGGTAATCACAAAAAGATTATTAAACGTAATAAATGCTTCAATTCACCCATACGTATTCTCAATAAAAAAGGCTCAGAAATATAG